A genome region from Blautia coccoides includes the following:
- a CDS encoding aminopeptidase gives MTENAWKKYEDKSEIFAFCEDYRKFISGCKTERECVAEMVKRAEKAGFKNLDAVVNAGTELKAGDKVYVDNMGKALALFLIGEEPMEKGMRILGAHVDSPRLDLKQNPLYEEAEQALLDTHYYGGVKKYQWVTLPMALHGVVVKKNGTVLPIVIGEDADDPVVGISDLLIHLSGKQMEKNAKEVVEGENLNVLVGSIPLEGTETEAVKAQILSILKEKYQVEEEDFISAELEVVPAGAARDFGLDRSMLMAYGHDDRGCAYPSFQAIAAVDKVKYTSVCLLVDKEEIGSVGATGMQSRFFENTVAEVMNACGQYSELLVRRALKNSKMLSSDVSAAFDPNYPEVMEKKNSAYLGHGITFNKYTGSRGKSGSNDANPEYIAQLRRVMDENKVSFQTAELGKVDAGGGGTIAYILANYNMEVIDCGVPVLNMHSPWEIASKVDIYEAYQGYLAFLRNC, from the coding sequence TTGACTGAAAACGCTTGGAAGAAATACGAAGACAAAAGTGAAATTTTTGCTTTCTGCGAGGATTACAGGAAGTTTATATCCGGATGCAAGACAGAGCGTGAATGTGTTGCGGAGATGGTGAAGAGAGCTGAGAAGGCCGGATTCAAAAACTTGGATGCTGTTGTGAATGCGGGAACAGAACTCAAAGCCGGTGATAAGGTATATGTTGACAATATGGGAAAAGCGCTGGCACTTTTTCTAATAGGGGAAGAACCCATGGAGAAGGGGATGCGCATTTTGGGAGCACATGTGGATTCCCCCAGACTTGACCTGAAACAGAACCCGCTCTATGAGGAGGCGGAACAGGCGCTGCTTGACACACACTATTACGGAGGTGTGAAGAAATATCAGTGGGTGACACTGCCCATGGCCCTGCATGGCGTGGTGGTGAAAAAGAACGGCACAGTGCTCCCCATCGTGATCGGTGAGGACGCAGACGACCCGGTTGTGGGAATCTCAGACCTGCTGATCCATCTCTCAGGAAAACAGATGGAGAAGAACGCAAAAGAAGTCGTGGAGGGTGAGAACCTGAACGTGCTGGTGGGCAGTATTCCCCTGGAAGGAACAGAGACGGAGGCGGTAAAGGCACAGATCCTTTCTATATTAAAGGAGAAGTATCAGGTAGAGGAGGAAGACTTTATCTCCGCTGAACTGGAAGTGGTTCCAGCGGGAGCCGCAAGAGATTTCGGACTGGACCGCAGTATGCTTATGGCATACGGCCATGATGACAGGGGATGTGCATATCCCTCCTTCCAGGCCATAGCTGCTGTGGATAAGGTGAAGTATACATCCGTGTGCCTTCTGGTGGACAAAGAGGAGATTGGCAGTGTGGGTGCCACAGGTATGCAGTCACGCTTCTTCGAGAATACAGTGGCAGAGGTTATGAATGCCTGCGGACAGTACAGTGAACTGCTGGTGCGCAGGGCTTTGAAAAATTCCAAGATGCTCTCCTCAGATGTGAGTGCGGCTTTTGACCCTAATTATCCAGAGGTGATGGAGAAAAAGAATTCCGCCTATCTGGGCCATGGGATCACCTTCAACAAATACACTGGTTCCAGAGGAAAGAGCGGTTCCAATGATGCCAACCCTGAGTACATTGCACAGCTTCGCCGTGTCATGGATGAGAACAAAGTATCCTTCCAGACAGCAGAGCTGGGCAAGGTGGACGCGGGCGGCGGCGGAACCATTGCTTACATACTGGCTAACTATAATATGGAGGTCATTGACTGCGGCGTACCTGTGCTGAATATGCATTCACCCTGGGAAATTGCCAGCAAAGTGGACATCTATGAGGCCTATCAGGGATATCTTGCATTCCTCAGAAACTGCTGA
- a CDS encoding primosomal protein, with protein sequence MSKFLKFIVNLVVICAILVAAALLVPPFAGVNTVMNDNSSKETNLPVGSVAYGREIDAASLKKGDKIIYTNNNKAYVYKVTDMDSSAGSYKVKSVYDKNAKEETVQLINNAVKVVVVVPYIAYAAIALQSKEGLIVVGLGVIFLIILFILAELWRKDEADDDEEEDEEEEDASDEDDSEEDEDEDEEEEKLSRKERKRLKKEEKRRRKLAKKGLSDEEEAEDDEAEAPVLEPAPAPAKQPDEYDSAMKDAMASIAESIAKVQNGEIEAPEEVQETAVPQVTAEIILGLEENADSEEPAAEIISDDTAIQETADEEAVQPQEEMAAEEEVQQEEEIEPEPEEVPVVDKEAVLPAPSVTELLSKAEAAGESPEVIEDKDNEVTLLDYSKLL encoded by the coding sequence ATGTCTAAGTTTTTGAAATTTATTGTGAATCTGGTTGTGATCTGCGCAATACTTGTGGCAGCCGCCCTGCTTGTTCCTCCCTTTGCAGGGGTCAACACAGTCATGAACGACAACAGCAGTAAAGAGACAAATCTTCCGGTGGGTTCTGTTGCTTACGGAAGAGAGATAGATGCCGCAAGTCTTAAAAAAGGCGATAAGATTATTTATACCAATAACAATAAGGCATATGTCTATAAAGTTACTGATATGGATTCCTCCGCTGGTTCGTACAAGGTGAAAAGTGTGTACGACAAGAATGCGAAAGAGGAAACAGTCCAGTTGATCAATAATGCAGTGAAGGTCGTTGTGGTAGTTCCCTACATTGCATATGCGGCGATTGCCCTGCAGAGCAAAGAAGGTCTGATCGTAGTCGGACTTGGCGTGATCTTTCTGATCATCCTGTTTATCCTGGCTGAGTTATGGCGTAAGGATGAGGCAGACGATGACGAAGAAGAGGACGAAGAGGAAGAGGATGCTTCGGACGAGGATGACAGCGAAGAAGATGAGGACGAAGACGAGGAAGAAGAAAAGTTGAGCCGCAAAGAGCGTAAGCGCCTCAAGAAAGAGGAAAAGCGCCGCAGGAAACTTGCCAAAAAGGGTCTTTCGGATGAAGAAGAGGCAGAGGATGATGAGGCAGAAGCTCCCGTTTTGGAACCTGCCCCCGCGCCGGCAAAGCAGCCTGATGAATATGACAGCGCTATGAAAGATGCCATGGCATCTATTGCAGAGAGCATTGCAAAGGTACAGAATGGAGAGATAGAGGCGCCTGAGGAGGTACAGGAAACTGCAGTACCTCAGGTGACAGCAGAGATTATCCTCGGCCTGGAGGAAAATGCGGATTCCGAAGAACCTGCAGCGGAGATAATATCTGATGACACTGCTATCCAGGAGACAGCGGATGAAGAAGCTGTGCAGCCCCAGGAAGAAATGGCTGCCGAAGAAGAGGTACAGCAGGAAGAGGAGATTGAACCTGAACCTGAGGAGGTGCCCGTAGTGGACAAGGAAGCCGTACTCCCTGCCCCGTCTGTGACTGAACTGCTTTCTAAGGCAGAAGCAGCAGGGGAGTCACCGGAAGTGATCGAGGATAAGGATAATGAGGTGACACTTCTGGATTATTCTAAATTGTTGTAA
- a CDS encoding L-lactate dehydrogenase produces the protein MKESHRDKIVVIGAGNVGEAIAYTLMVRVQANDIVLVDLNEDRAEGAALDIAHGTSFFKQVWVRKGGYEECADAKIIIITAGIARKPGQTRLDLAKTNVSIVKSITQNIMKYAENPLILVVSNPADVTTAAVYKESGLPSGRVIGSGTSLDTARFRHILSEKLHVNVEDINAYILGEHGDSQVPIFSSANIGGFPLYDYAQQVGITLDEEEIARRTKDGGAEVIKLKGATFYGIAMAVSNIVETIMKDDDAILPVAHVLDESFDKWSGVAVSLPCRIGWEGIEQTLRIPMNEKEKTDMDKSVGILREFTEQVIG, from the coding sequence ATGAAAGAATCCCATAGAGACAAAATTGTAGTGATAGGTGCAGGTAATGTAGGTGAAGCTATAGCTTATACGTTAATGGTACGTGTGCAGGCCAATGATATTGTGCTGGTAGATTTAAACGAGGACCGGGCTGAGGGGGCAGCCCTTGATATTGCCCACGGTACTAGTTTTTTTAAACAGGTTTGGGTCAGAAAGGGCGGATATGAGGAGTGCGCTGATGCGAAGATCATCATTATCACAGCGGGAATTGCCAGGAAACCGGGCCAGACACGACTGGACCTTGCAAAGACAAATGTTTCTATTGTAAAGAGCATTACACAGAATATCATGAAGTATGCAGAGAATCCACTGATCCTCGTGGTGTCCAACCCCGCGGATGTGACTACCGCGGCAGTGTATAAAGAGTCCGGGCTTCCCTCCGGACGTGTCATCGGCAGCGGAACATCCCTGGATACAGCCCGGTTCCGCCATATTTTAAGTGAGAAGCTGCATGTTAATGTAGAGGATATCAATGCCTATATTCTGGGTGAGCATGGCGACAGTCAGGTTCCTATTTTTAGTTCTGCCAACATTGGGGGATTTCCCCTTTATGATTATGCACAGCAGGTTGGCATCACACTGGATGAGGAGGAGATAGCCCGCAGAACAAAGGACGGCGGTGCGGAGGTGATCAAGCTGAAGGGTGCTACCTTCTACGGGATTGCCATGGCGGTTTCCAATATTGTGGAGACCATTATGAAAGATGATGATGCCATACTTCCGGTAGCTCATGTCTTAGATGAGAGCTTTGATAAGTGGTCAGGGGTTGCCGTATCTCTTCCGTGCAGGATCGGATGGGAGGGAATCGAGCAGACGCTGCGCATTCCCATGAATGAGAAAGAAAAGACGGATATGGATAAATCTGTAGGCATTCTGAGAGAATTTACAGAGCAGGTGATCGGATAG
- a CDS encoding NAD(P)-dependent malic enzyme, giving the protein MDKKEQALRQHEKWHGKIEVVSRAKLETPEDLSIAYTPGVAEPCLKIAEDRELSYIYTRRSNMVAVITDGTAVLGLGDIGPEAGMPVMEGKCVLFKEFGDVDAFPLCIRSKDVDEIVNTVALLAGSFGGINLEDISAPRCFEIERKLKERCDIPVFHDDQHGTAVVTAAAMLNALKLTGKKLADVRVVTSGAGAAGIAIIKLLVSLGLRDVVMCDRNGAIYEGRDGLNAEKEEMAKISNRQKRKGSLADMLKGADVFIGVSAPGTVTEEMVKSMAKDPILFPMANPVPEIMPDLAKKAGAAVVGTGRSDFPNQINNVLAFPGIFRGALDVRASDINDRMKIAAAYAIAGLIEEKDLTPDHIIPNPFDSRVAKAVAAAVAEAARASGVAEK; this is encoded by the coding sequence ATGGATAAGAAAGAACAGGCACTGCGACAGCATGAGAAATGGCACGGAAAGATCGAAGTGGTGAGCAGGGCAAAACTGGAGACCCCGGAGGATTTATCTATTGCCTATACTCCCGGGGTGGCAGAGCCTTGCCTTAAGATTGCAGAGGACAGAGAACTTTCCTATATATATACGAGGCGTAGCAATATGGTGGCTGTGATTACAGACGGGACAGCAGTCCTTGGACTGGGAGATATCGGACCGGAGGCAGGGATGCCTGTTATGGAAGGAAAATGCGTTCTGTTCAAAGAGTTTGGGGATGTGGATGCGTTTCCCCTTTGCATACGGAGCAAGGATGTGGATGAGATCGTTAATACTGTGGCTCTGCTGGCGGGGAGCTTCGGAGGGATCAATCTGGAGGACATTTCCGCGCCACGGTGTTTTGAAATTGAGCGGAAGCTGAAAGAGCGCTGTGACATACCTGTTTTCCATGATGATCAGCATGGTACCGCTGTGGTCACGGCGGCAGCCATGCTCAATGCCCTGAAGCTGACAGGCAAAAAACTGGCGGATGTCCGTGTTGTCACATCCGGCGCAGGCGCAGCAGGCATTGCCATTATCAAACTGCTTGTGAGTCTGGGACTCAGGGACGTGGTAATGTGTGACAGAAACGGAGCCATCTATGAGGGCAGGGACGGACTGAACGCGGAGAAGGAAGAGATGGCGAAAATCTCTAACCGGCAGAAGCGGAAGGGAAGTCTTGCGGATATGCTGAAAGGTGCCGATGTTTTTATCGGCGTATCAGCACCGGGAACCGTGACAGAGGAGATGGTGAAAAGCATGGCAAAAGACCCCATTCTCTTTCCGATGGCCAATCCTGTACCGGAAATCATGCCCGACCTTGCGAAAAAAGCGGGGGCGGCTGTTGTGGGAACCGGAAGAAGTGATTTTCCCAATCAGATCAATAATGTTCTGGCATTCCCGGGCATATTCAGAGGAGCTCTGGATGTGCGGGCATCAGATATCAATGACAGGATGAAGATCGCGGCTGCATATGCTATTGCAGGGCTAATAGAGGAGAAGGATTTAACGCCTGATCATATTATACCGAATCCTTTTGACAGCAGAGTGGCCAAAGCAGTCGCCGCAGCAGTGGCAGAGGCCGCCAGAGCGTCAGGGGTGGCTGAGAAGTAA
- the rpsJ gene encoding 30S ribosomal protein S10, whose protein sequence is MASQVMRITLKAYDHQLVDASASKIIETVKKNGATVSGPVPLPTKKEVVTILRAVHKYKDSREQFEQRTHKRLIDIITPTQKTVDALSRLEMPAGVYIDIKMKQK, encoded by the coding sequence ATGGCAAGTCAGGTAATGAGAATCACATTAAAAGCTTATGATCATCAGTTAGTAGATGCATCTGCAAGCAAGATCATCGAGACTGTAAAGAAGAATGGAGCAACTGTTAGCGGACCGGTGCCGCTTCCCACTAAGAAGGAAGTAGTAACTATCCTGCGTGCGGTACACAAATACAAAGACTCCAGGGAACAGTTCGAGCAGAGAACTCATAAGAGACTCATTGATATCATCACACCAACTCAGAAAACAGTTGATGCCCTGTCTCGTTTAGAGATGCCGGCCGGTGTATACATTGATATCAAAATGAAACAGAAATAA
- the rplC gene encoding 50S ribosomal protein L3: MKKAILATKVGMTQIFNEDGVLTPVTVLQAGPCVVTQVKTQDNDGYSAVQVGFADKRENLVNKPLKGHFDKAGVSCKRFVREFKLDNAEEMAMGQEIKCDVFEAGDKIDATAISKGKGFQGAIKRHGQSRGPMAHGSKFHRHAGSNGAASDPSKVFKGKKMPGQMGHVKVTVQNLEIVKVDTDNNLLLVKGSVPGPKKSLVTIKESVKTVK; the protein is encoded by the coding sequence ATGAAGAAAGCGATTTTAGCTACCAAAGTCGGAATGACTCAAATCTTCAATGAAGACGGAGTTTTAACTCCCGTAACAGTGCTGCAGGCTGGTCCTTGTGTAGTAACACAGGTTAAGACACAGGATAACGACGGCTACAGTGCAGTACAGGTTGGTTTCGCAGACAAGAGAGAAAACCTTGTCAACAAACCACTGAAAGGACACTTTGACAAAGCTGGTGTTTCCTGCAAGAGATTTGTAAGAGAATTCAAATTAGACAATGCCGAAGAAATGGCAATGGGACAGGAAATCAAATGCGATGTTTTTGAAGCAGGCGATAAGATTGATGCTACTGCGATCAGCAAAGGTAAAGGATTCCAGGGCGCGATCAAGAGACACGGACAGTCCAGAGGACCTATGGCTCACGGTTCTAAATTCCATCGTCATGCAGGTTCCAACGGTGCAGCATCTGATCCGAGCAAGGTATTCAAAGGCAAAAAGATGCCAGGCCAGATGGGACATGTAAAAGTAACAGTTCAGAACCTGGAAATTGTTAAGGTTGATACTGACAACAATCTTCTTTTAGTAAAAGGAAGCGTTCCGGGACCGAAGAAATCCTTAGTTACAATCAAAGAATCTGTTAAAACCGTGAAATAA
- the rplD gene encoding 50S ribosomal protein L4 yields the protein MANVSVYNMEGKEVGTMELNDAVFGVEINDHLVHLAVVRQLANKRQGTQKAKTRSEVSGGGRKPWRQKGTGHARQGSTRSPQWTGGGVVFAPVPRDYEIKMNKKERRLALKSALTSRVQENKLIVLDDLKLDEVKTKAMQAVLSNLNVSKAMVVLADNDQNVVLSARNIPDVITALPNTINVYDVLKYNTVILTKSAVASIEEVYA from the coding sequence ATGGCAAACGTATCTGTTTATAATATGGAAGGCAAAGAAGTTGGAACAATGGAATTAAACGATGCAGTTTTTGGTGTTGAGATCAACGACCATTTAGTGCATTTAGCTGTTGTTCGTCAGCTTGCAAATAAACGTCAGGGAACTCAGAAGGCAAAAACCCGTTCTGAAGTAAGCGGCGGCGGAAGAAAACCGTGGAGACAGAAAGGAACCGGTCATGCAAGACAGGGTTCAACAAGATCTCCGCAGTGGACAGGCGGCGGTGTTGTATTCGCTCCGGTTCCGAGAGATTATGAGATCAAAATGAACAAAAAAGAAAGAAGACTTGCTCTTAAGTCCGCTTTGACAAGCAGAGTACAGGAGAACAAGCTCATCGTTCTTGATGACCTGAAATTAGATGAAGTAAAAACCAAGGCAATGCAGGCAGTTTTAAGCAACCTGAATGTTTCCAAGGCAATGGTGGTACTGGCTGACAATGATCAGAACGTAGTATTATCCGCAAGAAACATCCCGGATGTGATCACAGCATTACCGAACACCATTAATGTATATGATGTTCTGAAATATAATACGGTAATCCTGACAAAATCTGCTGTAGCTTCAATTGAGGAGGTATACGCATAA
- the rplW gene encoding 50S ribosomal protein L23, with protein sequence MANVQYYDVILKPVITEKSMAAMGEKKYTFLVHPEANKTMIKEAVEKMFDGAKVKTVNTMNLDGKTKRRGMTFGKTAKTKKAVVTLTEDSKDIEIFEGL encoded by the coding sequence ATGGCAAACGTACAGTATTATGATGTAATCCTGAAACCGGTTATCACCGAGAAGAGCATGGCTGCTATGGGCGAGAAGAAATATACTTTCTTAGTTCATCCGGAAGCAAACAAGACCATGATCAAAGAAGCTGTTGAAAAAATGTTCGACGGAGCAAAAGTGAAAACTGTCAACACCATGAACTTAGATGGCAAGACAAAAAGACGCGGAATGACCTTCGGCAAAACAGCAAAGACAAAAAAAGCTGTTGTTACTTTAACAGAGGACAGCAAAGATATCGAAATCTTCGAGGGACTTTAA
- the rplB gene encoding 50S ribosomal protein L2: MGIKSYSPYTPSRRHMTGSDFSEITTATPEKSLVVSLNKNAGRNNQGKITVRHRGGGSRRKYRIIDFKRRKDDVPATVKTIEYDPNRTANIALIAYADGEKAYILAPEGLKVGMKIQNGANAEVRVGNCLPLSEIPVGTMIHNIELYPGKGGQLVRSAGNGAQLMAKEGKYATLRLPSGEMRMVPINCRASIGVVGNGEHSLINIGKAGRKRHMGIRPTVRGSVMNPNDHPHGGGEGKTGIGRPGPCTPWGKPALGLKTRKKNKQSNKYIVRRRDGKTLAK, translated from the coding sequence ATGGGAATTAAATCCTATAGTCCATATACACCTTCCAGAAGACACATGACAGGTTCTGATTTCTCTGAAATCACAACAGCGACACCTGAGAAGTCTCTGGTAGTGTCCTTAAATAAAAACGCTGGACGTAATAATCAAGGTAAAATTACAGTTAGGCACCGCGGCGGCGGAAGCAGAAGAAAATACAGAATCATCGACTTCAAGAGAAGAAAAGATGATGTTCCGGCAACAGTAAAGACAATCGAGTATGATCCGAACAGAACTGCAAACATTGCGCTGATCGCATATGCAGATGGTGAAAAAGCATACATCCTTGCTCCGGAAGGATTAAAGGTTGGTATGAAGATCCAGAACGGCGCCAATGCTGAGGTTCGTGTAGGCAACTGCCTGCCTCTGTCAGAGATCCCGGTTGGTACTATGATACACAACATTGAACTGTATCCGGGCAAAGGCGGCCAGTTAGTTCGTTCCGCTGGAAACGGTGCACAGTTAATGGCAAAAGAAGGCAAATACGCAACCCTTCGTCTGCCGTCAGGTGAAATGAGAATGGTTCCGATCAACTGCCGCGCTTCTATCGGCGTAGTAGGTAACGGCGAGCACAGCCTTATTAATATTGGTAAAGCAGGACGTAAACGTCACATGGGTATCAGACCTACAGTTCGTGGTTCTGTTATGAACCCGAATGACCATCCACACGGTGGTGGTGAAGGTAAGACCGGTATCGGCCGTCCGGGTCCGTGTACACCATGGGGTAAACCGGCTCTTGGCTTGAAGACAAGAAAGAAAAACAAACAGTCTAACAAGTATATCGTAAGAAGAAGAGATGGTAAAACATTAGCGAAATAA
- the rpsS gene encoding 30S ribosomal protein S19 translates to MARSLKKGPFADESLLKKVDALNAAGNKTVIKTWSRRSTIFPSFVGHTFAVHDGRKHVPVYVTEDMVGHKLGEFVATRTYRGHGKDEKKSGVR, encoded by the coding sequence ATGGCTCGTTCATTAAAAAAAGGACCGTTCGCAGATGAAAGCTTACTGAAAAAAGTAGACGCTCTGAATGCGGCTGGAAATAAAACAGTTATCAAAACCTGGTCACGTCGTTCAACAATCTTCCCGTCCTTCGTAGGACACACATTCGCTGTCCATGACGGAAGAAAACATGTGCCGGTATATGTAACAGAGGATATGGTTGGACACAAACTCGGTGAGTTCGTTGCTACCAGAACCTACAGAGGACATGGCAAAGACGAGAAAAAATCAGGTGTTCGTTAA
- the rplV gene encoding 50S ribosomal protein L22: MAKGHRSQIKRARNANKDTRPSAKISYARMSVQKACYVLDVIRGKDVQTALGILTYNPRYASSVIKKLLESAIANAENNNGMNPENLYIAECYANKAPTMKRIKPRAQGRAYRIEKRNCHVTVVLDER, from the coding sequence ATGGCTAAAGGACATAGAAGTCAGATTAAAAGAGCAAGAAATGCTAATAAAGATACAAGACCGTCTGCGAAGATATCCTACGCTAGAATGTCCGTACAGAAAGCATGCTATGTACTGGATGTAATTCGTGGAAAAGACGTTCAGACTGCCCTTGGTATCCTGACATACAACCCAAGATACGCGTCAAGCGTGATCAAAAAATTACTGGAATCAGCAATCGCAAATGCTGAAAACAACAATGGTATGAACCCGGAAAACCTTTATATCGCTGAGTGCTACGCAAACAAAGCTCCGACTATGAAGAGAATCAAACCGAGAGCACAGGGCAGAGCTTACAGGATCGAGAAGAGAAACTGCCATGTTACCGTTGTGTTGGATGAGAGATAA
- the rpsC gene encoding 30S ribosomal protein S3, with translation MGQKVNPHGLRVGVIKDWDSKWYAESDFADNLVEDYNIRTFLKKKLYSAGVSKIEIERASDRVKVIIYTAKPGVVIGKGGSEIEKVKAELQNYTSKKLIVDIKEVKRPDKDAQLVAENIALQLENRISFRRAMKSTMQRTMRAGAKGIKTAVSGRLGGADMARTEFYSEGNIPLQTLRADIDYGFAEADTTYGKVGVKAWIYNGEVLPTKGTKEGSDK, from the coding sequence ATGGGACAGAAAGTTAACCCACATGGACTGAGAGTCGGCGTTATCAAAGATTGGGATTCCAAATGGTACGCTGAGAGCGACTTCGCTGATAACTTAGTAGAAGATTATAATATCAGGACATTCCTGAAAAAGAAATTATACAGTGCAGGTGTTTCTAAGATTGAGATCGAGAGAGCATCTGACAGAGTGAAAGTGATCATCTATACTGCAAAACCGGGCGTTGTTATCGGTAAAGGCGGTTCAGAGATCGAAAAAGTGAAAGCTGAATTACAGAACTACACAAGCAAAAAACTGATCGTTGATATTAAAGAAGTAAAAAGACCGGACAAAGATGCTCAGTTAGTAGCTGAAAACATCGCGTTACAGTTAGAGAACCGTATTTCCTTCCGTCGTGCCATGAAATCTACAATGCAGAGAACCATGAGAGCCGGAGCAAAAGGAATCAAGACTGCTGTATCAGGACGTCTTGGCGGTGCAGATATGGCACGTACAGAGTTCTACAGTGAGGGAAATATCCCGCTGCAGACATTAAGAGCAGATATCGATTACGGTTTCGCTGAAGCAGATACCACCTACGGCAAAGTTGGCGTAAAGGCATGGATCTACAATGGCGAAGTACTTCCAACTAAAGGAACTAAGGAAGGGAGCGATAAATAA
- the rplP gene encoding 50S ribosomal protein L16, whose amino-acid sequence MLMPKRVKRRKQFRGSMKGKALRGNKINYGEYGLVSTEPCWIKSNQIEAARVAMTRYIKRGGKVWIKIFPDKPVTAKPAETRMGSGKGALEYWVAVVKPGRVMFEIAGVPEETAREALRLAMHKLPCKCKIVSRADLEGGDNSEN is encoded by the coding sequence ATGTTAATGCCTAAAAGAGTTAAACGTCGTAAACAATTCCGCGGATCCATGAAAGGAAAAGCATTAAGAGGAAATAAGATCAACTATGGTGAGTACGGTTTAGTTTCAACTGAGCCGTGCTGGATCAAATCCAACCAGATCGAGGCAGCCCGTGTTGCTATGACCCGTTATATCAAACGTGGTGGTAAAGTTTGGATCAAGATTTTCCCGGATAAACCAGTAACAGCAAAACCAGCAGAAACACGTATGGGTTCCGGTAAAGGTGCCTTAGAATACTGGGTAGCAGTTGTAAAGCCAGGCAGAGTAATGTTTGAAATCGCAGGTGTGCCAGAAGAGACAGCACGCGAAGCGCTGCGTCTTGCTATGCACAAGTTACCATGTAAATGTAAAATCGTTTCTCGTGCAGACTTAGAAGGCGGTGATAACAGTGAAAATTAA
- the rpmC gene encoding 50S ribosomal protein L29: MKIKNYVEDLKTKSAAELQEELVAAKKELFNLRFQNATNQLDNTSRIKEVRKNIARIQTLIAQNKANAAE; the protein is encoded by the coding sequence GTGAAAATTAAAAATTATGTAGAAGATTTAAAAACAAAATCAGCTGCAGAATTACAGGAAGAATTAGTAGCTGCTAAAAAGGAACTCTTCAATTTGAGATTTCAGAATGCAACCAATCAATTGGACAATACAAGCAGAATCAAAGAGGTTCGTAAAAATATTGCCAGAATTCAGACACTGATTGCCCAGAACAAGGCAAATGCAGCAGAGTAA
- the rpsQ gene encoding 30S ribosomal protein S17 yields the protein MERNLRKTRVGKVTSNKMDKTIVVAIEDHVKHPLYKKIVKRTYKLKAHDEENTCNIGDTVKVMETRPISKDKRWRLVEVVERAK from the coding sequence GTGGAAAGAAATCTTAGAAAAACACGTGTTGGAAAAGTTACAAGTAACAAGATGGACAAAACTATCGTTGTAGCTATCGAAGACCACGTTAAACATCCTCTTTACAAAAAAATCGTAAAGAGAACATATAAATTAAAAGCGCATGATGAAGAAAACACATGCAATATCGGTGACACTGTAAAAGTTATGGAAACAAGACCAATCTCTAAAGATAAGAGATGGAGACTTGTGGAAGTAGTGGAAAGAGCCAAATAA
- the rplN gene encoding 50S ribosomal protein L14, with the protein MIQQESRLRVADNTGAKEILCIRVMGGSTRRYANIGDIIVATVKDATPGGVVKKGDVVKAVVVRTRKGARRKDGSYIKFDENAAVIIKDDKTPRGTRIFGPVARELREKQFMKIVSLAPEVL; encoded by the coding sequence ATGATTCAACAGGAAAGTAGACTTAGAGTCGCTGACAATACCGGTGCAAAAGAAATCCTCTGCATCCGTGTTATGGGTGGTTCTACGAGAAGATATGCTAACATCGGTGATATAATCGTTGCTACTGTTAAAGATGCAACACCAGGTGGTGTTGTTAAAAAAGGTGATGTTGTGAAAGCCGTTGTTGTTCGTACAAGAAAAGGCGCTCGTCGTAAAGACGGTTCCTACATCAAATTCGATGAGAACGCTGCAGTCATCATCAAGGATGACAAGACTCCGAGAGGAACCCGTATTTTTGGACCAGTAGCCAGAGAGCTTCGTGAGAAACAGTTTATGAAAATTGTTTCCTTAGCTCCCGAAGTATTATAG